Proteins encoded together in one Nitrospirota bacterium window:
- a CDS encoding DUF481 domain-containing protein yields the protein MKKTIFIFIILACLVIPISSKAGTEEQESKIKTRTELSFVQTSGNTDTQTFSIKSEAKKEGIKNRYFLTANALYAKEDGRETSNKLSIDGRWERVLSERLFGLLTSGFSMDKFSGYEYRLYGGPGLGYDLIKTDRHVLQSLLSLIYSYDEFSVGDVSSDSYMTGKLTVKYEWKILENLKLKEKLDYSVSFKDTDNFFIDSATSVEAKINRALSLGLSYVVNYQNLLPSPEIQHTDTTFLTTLIIDF from the coding sequence ATGAAAAAAACCATCTTCATCTTCATTATATTAGCCTGCCTTGTCATACCCATATCTTCAAAAGCCGGCACAGAGGAGCAGGAAAGTAAAATAAAGACACGGACCGAGTTATCTTTTGTGCAGACATCCGGCAATACAGACACTCAGACATTCTCTATAAAATCAGAGGCAAAAAAAGAGGGTATCAAGAACAGATACTTTTTGACTGCAAATGCACTGTATGCAAAAGAGGACGGCAGGGAAACCTCGAATAAATTATCAATAGACGGCAGGTGGGAACGGGTGCTCTCGGAAAGATTATTCGGCCTCCTGACATCAGGTTTTTCAATGGATAAATTCTCGGGTTATGAATACAGGTTATACGGCGGGCCGGGTCTGGGTTATGACCTTATAAAGACCGACCGGCACGTGCTGCAGTCACTCCTCTCTCTCATATACAGTTATGATGAGTTTTCAGTAGGGGATGTGAGCTCTGACAGCTACATGACAGGAAAGCTTACTGTCAAATATGAGTGGAAAATACTTGAAAACCTGAAACTCAAGGAAAAGCTGGATTATTCCGTCTCATTCAAGGATACGGATAACTTCTTTATAGATTCGGCAACCTCTGTAGAGGCAAAGATCAACCGCGCACTCTCGCTTGGTCTCAGTTACGTTGTAAACTATCAAAACCTGCTGCCCTCCCCGGAAATTCAACATACTGACACAACATTCCTGACCACCCTGATTATTGATTTTTAG
- the purL gene encoding phosphoribosylformylglycinamidine synthase, translated as MKLTYFYRKPALAETRKENLLTRVREGVSPDVDDIETEFCFYVEAAAPLATEELETLQWLLSETFEPENLSSESFLEQGSTENFSAFLAEVGPRMNFTTSWSTNAVSVCRSCGLTGVTRIERSRRYRVLLNSPHDRETLDRLLSLFLPLVHDRMTECYYPERLTTFETGIKPEPVYVVPLIEEGPEALQRINRKLGLGLDDWDIDYYYNLFVKEIGRNPTNVECFDLGQSNSEHSRHWFFKGRLVIDGREVPDTLMDIVTVPLLARPGNSVIAFKDNSSAIAGYGIMGLMPRNPGNPSPYSPEQLKYHIIFTAETHNFPTGVAPFPGAETGTGGRIRDGHATGRGSLVVAGTAAYCVGNLNIPGYPLPWEDETFVYPSNLATPLEIEIEASNGASDYGNKFGEPLIQGFTRSFGLRLPDGERREWIKPIMFTGGVGQIDARHIEKGEPEKGMLVVKVGGPAYRIGIGGGAASSMIQGENVEELDFSAVQRGDAEMEQKLNRVIRACVEMAEDNPVISIHDQGAGGNCNVVKEIIYPAGARIEIRDVLVGDNTLSVLEIWGAEYQENDALLIGPDRIDVFKSLCEREKVPFSVIGGITGDGYIVLHDAFDDTTPVNLDLSKILGKMPQKTFRLEHINTGLQPLRLPEGLTVRDALERVLRLLSVGSKRFLANKVDRSVTGLIAQQQCTGPLQLTLADAAVVAQSHLGLTGAAISIGEQPVKGLISPAAMARLSVGEALTNIVWARVSALEDIKCSANWMWAAKLPGEGARLYDAAVALRDILLDLGIAIDGGKDSLSMAAVVKDPDNGTEVVKSSGTLVISAYVTSPDITMGVTPDIKMPGRSRLIYIDLGEGRYRPGGSALANVYGQVGDNSPDVETPGLLKRTFNAVQQLLADGLILSGHDRSDGGLVTTLLEMAFGGNSGLEIDLAADIDPLRVLFSEELGLVMEYMPEKEEAVLKVLTDSGVPCQVIGKTLAEKTVRIKVNGKEKIKESMPLLRGMWEETSYNLDRLQADPLCVDEEKRVSRERVGPSYHLTFTPETTAPDLLERENKPGVAIIREEGSNGDREMASAFHQAGFDTWDVTMTDLLSGKVTLDGFRGIAFVGGFSYADVLDSAKGWAGAIRFNSRIFDEFERFYTREDTFSLGVCNGCQLMALLGWVPWRGIDDREQPRFIRNRSDRFESRFSTVRVFSDQAIMLRNMEGSVLGVWVAHGEGRAYFPDSRIEKEVLEKGLAPIRYADDNGEVTGVYPFNPNGSPHGIAALCSPDGRHLAMMPHPERTFLKWQWAWMPEEWRRDLDASPWLKMFQNARQWCEGM; from the coding sequence TTGAAACTTACATACTTTTACAGAAAACCAGCACTTGCAGAGACCAGGAAAGAGAACCTCCTTACACGTGTCAGGGAAGGGGTGTCTCCTGATGTGGACGATATAGAGACGGAGTTCTGTTTTTATGTTGAGGCCGCTGCCCCGCTTGCAACTGAGGAGCTGGAGACACTGCAATGGCTCCTCTCCGAGACTTTTGAGCCTGAAAACCTTTCCTCAGAGTCTTTTTTAGAGCAGGGCAGCACAGAAAATTTTTCAGCCTTTCTTGCGGAGGTCGGTCCGAGGATGAATTTCACGACCTCCTGGTCGACTAATGCGGTCTCCGTATGCCGCTCCTGCGGTTTGACGGGTGTCACACGCATAGAACGTTCACGCAGATACCGCGTACTGCTGAATTCCCCGCATGACCGTGAAACGCTTGACCGTTTACTATCACTCTTCCTGCCGCTCGTGCATGACAGGATGACCGAGTGTTACTACCCTGAAAGGCTGACGACCTTTGAGACCGGTATAAAGCCTGAGCCTGTCTATGTGGTTCCCCTTATCGAAGAGGGGCCTGAGGCCCTGCAGAGGATAAACAGGAAATTGGGCCTTGGTCTTGACGACTGGGATATTGATTACTACTACAACCTCTTTGTTAAGGAGATAGGACGTAACCCGACCAATGTCGAGTGTTTTGACCTGGGCCAGTCCAACAGTGAGCACTCCCGGCACTGGTTTTTTAAAGGGAGACTGGTAATTGACGGCAGAGAGGTTCCCGATACCCTCATGGATATTGTAACGGTACCCCTTCTTGCCAGGCCGGGCAACAGTGTTATCGCCTTTAAGGACAATTCAAGCGCCATAGCTGGATACGGGATTATGGGCCTTATGCCCCGGAATCCTGGAAATCCTTCCCCCTACTCCCCGGAACAACTGAAGTACCACATCATCTTTACAGCAGAGACACACAACTTTCCCACAGGTGTTGCCCCATTTCCCGGGGCAGAGACAGGTACAGGGGGGAGGATAAGGGATGGCCATGCCACCGGCAGGGGCAGCCTTGTTGTGGCAGGGACTGCAGCGTACTGTGTGGGTAACCTGAATATTCCCGGTTACCCTCTGCCCTGGGAGGATGAGACATTTGTTTATCCATCCAATCTTGCCACTCCCCTTGAGATAGAGATAGAGGCGAGCAACGGGGCCTCAGATTACGGCAACAAGTTTGGTGAGCCGCTGATACAGGGTTTTACACGCTCTTTTGGGCTGAGACTCCCTGACGGTGAGAGGCGGGAGTGGATAAAGCCCATCATGTTTACCGGAGGAGTCGGTCAGATAGATGCAAGGCATATAGAGAAGGGCGAGCCTGAAAAGGGAATGCTTGTTGTAAAGGTTGGAGGGCCGGCATACCGTATCGGTATAGGTGGTGGTGCAGCCTCGAGTATGATACAGGGAGAGAATGTTGAGGAACTCGACTTCAGCGCTGTGCAGCGTGGTGATGCCGAGATGGAACAAAAACTCAACCGGGTAATCCGTGCCTGCGTTGAGATGGCTGAGGATAATCCGGTCATAAGCATTCACGATCAGGGTGCAGGCGGAAACTGCAATGTTGTCAAGGAGATTATTTATCCGGCCGGTGCGAGGATTGAGATAAGAGATGTCCTTGTTGGAGATAATACACTCTCTGTGCTCGAGATATGGGGTGCGGAGTATCAGGAGAATGATGCCCTTCTCATAGGGCCTGACAGGATAGATGTTTTTAAATCACTCTGTGAGAGGGAGAAGGTGCCCTTTTCCGTGATTGGCGGGATTACAGGCGATGGGTACATTGTCCTGCATGATGCGTTTGATGACACCACACCCGTAAATCTTGACCTCTCAAAAATCCTGGGCAAGATGCCGCAGAAGACGTTCAGACTCGAACATATAAATACAGGGCTTCAGCCGTTGAGACTGCCCGAAGGGCTTACTGTGAGGGATGCCCTTGAGAGGGTTTTGAGACTCCTGTCAGTCGGTTCAAAGAGGTTCCTTGCAAACAAGGTAGACAGGAGCGTTACAGGCCTCATTGCACAGCAGCAGTGTACCGGTCCCCTGCAGCTCACCCTTGCTGATGCGGCAGTAGTGGCACAGAGCCATCTTGGCCTTACAGGTGCTGCTATCTCTATCGGGGAACAGCCGGTCAAGGGTCTTATAAGCCCTGCGGCAATGGCGAGGCTGAGTGTGGGGGAGGCGCTGACAAATATAGTCTGGGCAAGGGTTTCAGCACTTGAGGATATAAAATGTTCCGCCAACTGGATGTGGGCGGCAAAGTTGCCGGGTGAAGGGGCAAGGCTTTATGATGCAGCCGTTGCCTTGAGGGATATACTCCTTGATCTGGGGATTGCAATAGATGGGGGCAAGGACAGCCTCTCCATGGCTGCTGTTGTAAAAGACCCTGATAATGGCACGGAGGTGGTCAAGTCATCCGGAACCCTGGTTATCTCAGCCTATGTCACCTCCCCTGATATAACCATGGGGGTTACCCCTGATATAAAGATGCCCGGCAGAAGCAGGCTTATATATATCGACCTTGGAGAAGGAAGATACAGGCCTGGCGGATCAGCACTTGCCAATGTCTATGGTCAGGTTGGAGATAACTCCCCTGATGTAGAAACCCCCGGGCTTTTAAAACGCACCTTTAATGCAGTACAGCAACTGTTGGCAGACGGCCTTATACTTTCAGGCCATGACCGCAGTGACGGCGGCCTTGTCACCACCCTGCTTGAGATGGCCTTTGGCGGTAATTCCGGTCTTGAGATAGACCTCGCAGCAGACATTGACCCGCTGAGGGTACTGTTCTCAGAGGAGCTCGGCCTTGTGATGGAGTATATGCCTGAGAAAGAGGAGGCAGTTTTAAAGGTCCTGACAGACAGTGGTGTGCCCTGTCAGGTAATAGGAAAGACCCTCGCTGAAAAGACGGTACGGATAAAGGTTAACGGAAAAGAGAAAATAAAAGAGTCGATGCCCCTGCTGAGGGGGATGTGGGAGGAGACCAGCTATAATCTTGACAGGCTCCAGGCCGACCCCCTCTGTGTTGATGAGGAGAAGAGGGTTTCCCGTGAAAGAGTGGGACCGTCATACCACCTGACCTTTACGCCGGAGACGACCGCTCCTGACTTGCTCGAAAGGGAGAACAAACCAGGGGTGGCCATTATCCGTGAGGAGGGCAGCAACGGCGACAGGGAGATGGCGTCTGCCTTTCATCAGGCAGGGTTTGATACATGGGATGTCACCATGACCGACCTCCTGAGCGGAAAGGTTACCCTTGATGGATTCAGGGGCATAGCCTTTGTCGGCGGTTTCAGCTACGCTGATGTGCTTGACTCTGCCAAGGGCTGGGCCGGTGCCATACGGTTTAATTCAAGGATTTTTGATGAGTTTGAGAGGTTTTATACGCGTGAGGACACATTCAGCCTTGGTGTATGTAACGGCTGCCAGTTGATGGCACTGCTTGGATGGGTCCCCTGGAGGGGGATAGACGACAGGGAGCAGCCGAGGTTTATCCGGAATCGCTCGGACAGGTTTGAATCGCGGTTTTCAACAGTCAGGGTCTTTTCAGACCAGGCAATAATGCTCCGGAACATGGAGGGCTCGGTTCTTGGTGTCTGGGTTGCCCACGGTGAAGGACGGGCCTATTTTCCTGACAGCAGGATAGAGAAAGAGGTTCTGGAAAAGGGGTTGGCCCCCATCAGGTATGCCGATGACAATGGTGAGGTAACCGGGGTCTATCCATTTAACCCTAACGGCTCTCCTCACGGTATTGCAGCGCTCTGCTCCCCTGACGGACGGCACCTTGCAATGATGCCCCATCCTGAGAGGACGTTCCTCAAATGGCAGTGGGCGTGGATGCCGGAAGAATGGAGACGGGATTTGGATGCCTCTCCCTGGCTGAAGATGTTTCAGAATGCCAGGCAGTGGTGTGAAGGAATGTAG